A stretch of Deltaproteobacteria bacterium DNA encodes these proteins:
- a CDS encoding acetyl-CoA acetyltransferase, with translation MRIDALRDKAAVVGVGCCQFGENWDKAPSDMIVDAAYEAYADAGIENPQRQIDAVFTGSIYSNKGPLECSDALKLFGKPVTMVSNYCATGTDAFRMAVMTIAAGVYDTVLVVGYDKPKDRGVSGPSVMMDRVRDLPQTPAGWFSLCASTYFAKYGAGREELAKIAVKNHKNGCLAPNSFLKREITVEEALNGRMISWPFGLYDCAAQTDGAAAAIVTRADLAKSYGPDRILVKGVSIMSGPNPQKDPGNDFLSWKPTGWAAAEVYAQAGITRPFDEIDVAQVHDCFTLTELLTYEDLGFIEKGSAKEHIASGTFELSGELPVNTDGGLKAFGHPTGATGVRMIYENVQQLRGKAGKRQVKDARVALSHNIGGHPTACGIAIIAKE, from the coding sequence ATGCGCATCGACGCGCTTCGCGACAAAGCCGCCGTCGTCGGCGTCGGCTGCTGCCAGTTTGGCGAGAACTGGGACAAGGCGCCGAGCGACATGATCGTCGACGCGGCGTACGAGGCCTACGCCGACGCCGGCATCGAGAACCCGCAGCGCCAGATCGACGCGGTGTTCACCGGCTCGATTTACTCGAACAAGGGCCCGCTCGAGTGCAGCGACGCGCTGAAGCTGTTCGGCAAGCCCGTGACGATGGTCAGCAATTACTGCGCGACGGGCACCGACGCGTTCCGCATGGCGGTGATGACTATCGCGGCGGGCGTGTACGACACGGTGCTCGTGGTCGGATACGACAAGCCCAAGGACCGCGGCGTCTCCGGCCCGAGCGTGATGATGGATCGCGTGCGCGATCTGCCGCAGACGCCCGCGGGCTGGTTCTCGCTGTGCGCGTCGACCTACTTCGCGAAGTACGGCGCGGGCCGCGAGGAGCTCGCGAAGATCGCGGTGAAGAACCACAAGAACGGCTGCCTCGCGCCCAACAGCTTTCTGAAGCGCGAGATCACGGTCGAGGAAGCGCTGAACGGGCGCATGATCTCGTGGCCCTTCGGGCTGTACGACTGCGCGGCGCAAACGGATGGCGCCGCCGCCGCGATCGTGACGCGCGCGGACCTTGCGAAGAGCTACGGGCCGGATCGCATTCTCGTGAAGGGCGTGAGCATCATGTCGGGCCCGAATCCTCAGAAAGATCCGGGCAACGACTTTCTGTCGTGGAAGCCGACGGGCTGGGCCGCCGCGGAGGTCTACGCGCAGGCCGGCATCACCAGGCCGTTCGACGAGATCGACGTCGCCCAGGTGCACGACTGCTTCACGCTCACCGAGCTGCTCACGTACGAGGATCTCGGCTTCATCGAGAAGGGCTCCGCCAAGGAGCACATCGCGAGCGGCACGTTCGAGTTGTCAGGCGAGCTGCCCGTGAACACCGATGGCGGCCTCAAGGCCTTCGGTCACCCGACCGGCGCGACAGGCGTGCGCATGATCTACGAGAACGTGCAGCAGCTGCGCGGCAAAGCGGGCAAGCGCCAGGTGAAGGACGCGCGCGTCGCGCTCAGCCACAACATCGGCGGTCACCCGACCGCGTGCGGGATCGCGATCATCGCCAAGGAGTAG
- a CDS encoding enoyl-CoA hydratase/isomerase family protein, which produces MPGTVHFEKSGGVATLTLDNPKARNAFDYEMTQQLRRYWGEISRDPEVVCAVVTGAGEKAFCTGWDITSTASGDSQHYATGRRLDAPYSQITALQNRCWKPVITAVNGMCVGGGLHFVADSDLVIAAEGATFFDTHCEVGLVSALEPASLARKIPLDAVMRMALLGSAERMSAARAREIGLVGEVVPAANLMTRARELADTIARYSPTALARTKRAIWTSLEHGIEEGLDAAHDILDAHSAHPDMVEGTKAFLEKRKPKWAPYTGEG; this is translated from the coding sequence ATGCCCGGAACGGTGCATTTCGAAAAGTCCGGCGGCGTCGCCACGCTCACGCTCGACAACCCGAAGGCGCGCAACGCCTTCGACTACGAGATGACGCAACAGCTGCGGCGCTACTGGGGCGAGATCTCGCGCGATCCCGAGGTGGTGTGCGCAGTCGTTACGGGCGCGGGCGAGAAGGCCTTCTGCACCGGCTGGGACATCACCTCGACTGCGAGCGGCGACTCGCAGCACTACGCGACGGGGAGGCGCCTCGACGCGCCGTACTCGCAGATCACCGCGCTGCAGAACCGCTGCTGGAAGCCCGTGATCACCGCCGTGAACGGCATGTGCGTCGGCGGCGGGCTGCACTTCGTCGCGGACAGCGACCTCGTGATCGCGGCGGAGGGCGCGACGTTCTTCGACACGCACTGCGAGGTCGGTCTCGTCTCCGCGCTCGAGCCCGCGAGCCTCGCGCGCAAGATTCCGCTCGACGCGGTGATGCGCATGGCGCTGCTCGGGAGCGCGGAGCGCATGAGCGCCGCGCGAGCGCGGGAGATCGGCCTCGTGGGCGAGGTGGTGCCCGCGGCGAACCTGATGACTCGCGCGCGCGAGCTCGCGGACACGATCGCGCGCTACTCGCCCACCGCGCTGGCGCGCACCAAGCGCGCGATCTGGACGAGCCTCGAGCACGGCATCGAAGAGGGCCTCGACGCCGCGCACGACATCCTCGACGCACACAGCGCGCACCCCGACATGGTCGAGGGCACGAAGGCGTTCCTCGAGAAGAGGAAGCCGAAGTGGGCGCCGTACACGGGTGAGGGCTGA
- a CDS encoding enoyl-CoA hydratase/isomerase family protein, whose protein sequence is MPSFILTEVADGVGTITLNRPEKLNAYTTEMGDEVTSAIRAWRDDAAVRAVVITGAGRGFCAGVDLEHLKAHQAGANASKGPRLGEEDFLKKLPLEMASYPKPLIAAVNGAAIGVGVTMILPCDIRIAAEGAKIGFAFAKLGILAGLGSTHLLPRIVGRAKALELLMSARTILADEALACGLVNRVVPADKLMSEVRELAKSIAANPAPAVEAAKAGINFGHEHAMQEAMRNEERLSAELRERMGRKG, encoded by the coding sequence ATGCCGAGTTTCATCCTCACCGAGGTCGCCGACGGCGTCGGCACGATCACGCTGAATCGCCCCGAGAAGCTGAACGCCTACACCACCGAGATGGGCGACGAGGTGACCTCCGCGATCCGCGCGTGGCGCGACGATGCCGCGGTGCGCGCGGTGGTGATTACGGGAGCGGGCCGCGGCTTCTGCGCAGGCGTCGACCTCGAGCACTTGAAGGCGCATCAGGCGGGCGCGAACGCCTCGAAGGGCCCGCGGCTCGGCGAAGAGGACTTTCTCAAGAAGCTGCCGCTCGAGATGGCCTCGTATCCGAAGCCACTCATCGCGGCGGTGAACGGCGCCGCGATCGGCGTCGGTGTCACGATGATCCTGCCGTGCGACATCCGCATCGCGGCCGAGGGCGCGAAGATCGGCTTCGCGTTCGCGAAGCTCGGCATCCTCGCGGGCCTCGGCAGCACGCACCTACTCCCGCGCATCGTCGGCCGCGCGAAGGCGCTGGAGCTGCTGATGAGCGCGCGCACGATCCTGGCCGACGAAGCGCTCGCGTGCGGGCTCGTGAACCGCGTCGTGCCTGCGGACAAGCTGATGAGCGAAGTGCGCGAGCTCGCGAAATCGATCGCAGCGAATCCGGCGCCCGCGGTCGAAGCGGCCAAGGCGGGCATCAACTTCGGCCACGAGCACGCGATGCAGGAAGCGATGCGCAACGAAGAGCGGCTGAGCGCAGAGCTGCGCGAGAGGATGGGAAGGAAGGGATAG
- a CDS encoding acyl-CoA dehydrogenase family protein, with amino-acid sequence MDFELTPEERAFEAEVEQFLRENYSADVMDANPEQLSQTVDTPPKRAFMRKLAERGWLGMSWPKEYGGRESSGIYDFVLTEALARWGAPQPGKGVGIVGKTLIRRASEKMKREFLPQIMRGEIEFAIGYSEPNAGSDAANMQLKAERVSGGWKLNGQKTWTTSAHFADWYWVGARTDATKKHDGITLFLIPMNHPGFTIRPIETIGDERTNEVFFDDVFVPDDYVVGKVGEGFTYISEALDLERFAMMPVGPLEKKLEALVGWVRGAERDGAPVASDANARHRLARIATEVEVARVLQRRVISAALSNRIPTVESSQYKLFMNETGQRLANAALDLMGEEGAQRPGEASAPLGGRFERSYRYTVVDTIGGGASEIQKNIIARRGLGLPKNF; translated from the coding sequence GTGGACTTCGAGTTGACGCCAGAGGAGAGAGCTTTCGAGGCTGAGGTCGAGCAGTTCCTGCGCGAGAACTACTCCGCCGACGTGATGGATGCGAACCCGGAGCAGCTCTCGCAGACCGTCGACACGCCCCCGAAGCGCGCGTTCATGCGCAAGCTCGCGGAGCGCGGCTGGCTCGGCATGTCGTGGCCGAAGGAGTACGGCGGGCGCGAGTCATCAGGCATCTACGACTTCGTGCTGACCGAAGCGCTCGCACGCTGGGGCGCACCGCAGCCGGGCAAGGGCGTCGGCATCGTCGGCAAGACGCTGATTCGGCGCGCGAGCGAGAAGATGAAGCGCGAGTTCTTGCCGCAGATCATGCGCGGCGAGATCGAGTTCGCGATCGGCTACAGCGAGCCGAACGCGGGAAGCGACGCCGCGAACATGCAGCTCAAGGCCGAGAGAGTGAGCGGGGGCTGGAAGCTGAACGGGCAGAAGACGTGGACCACGTCGGCGCACTTCGCCGACTGGTACTGGGTGGGCGCGCGCACCGACGCCACCAAGAAGCACGACGGCATCACGCTGTTCCTGATTCCGATGAACCACCCCGGCTTCACGATCCGTCCGATCGAGACGATCGGCGACGAGCGCACGAACGAAGTGTTCTTCGACGACGTGTTCGTGCCCGACGACTACGTCGTCGGCAAAGTCGGCGAGGGATTCACCTACATCAGCGAGGCGCTCGACCTCGAGCGCTTCGCGATGATGCCCGTGGGCCCGCTCGAGAAGAAGCTCGAAGCGCTCGTCGGCTGGGTGCGCGGCGCCGAGCGCGACGGCGCGCCCGTCGCGAGCGACGCGAACGCGCGGCACCGGCTTGCGCGCATCGCGACCGAGGTGGAGGTGGCGCGCGTGCTGCAGCGGCGCGTGATCAGCGCCGCGCTGTCGAACCGAATTCCGACGGTCGAGTCGTCGCAGTACAAGCTCTTCATGAACGAGACCGGGCAGCGCCTCGCGAACGCCGCGCTCGACCTAATGGGTGAGGAAGGCGCGCAACGACCCGGCGAAGCGAGCGCGCCGCTCGGTGGTCGCTTCGAGCGCAGCTACCGCTACACGGTCGTCGACACGATCGGCGGCGGCGCGAGCGAGATCCAGAAGAACATCATCGCGCGGCGAGGGCTGGGGCTGCCTAAGAACTTTTGA
- a CDS encoding amidohydrolase — protein sequence MSRLGMPEWLKAAERETFKQGDALFRDLTTDEVAAQMDAHGIARAVLGVDPLAPNPHVLAFLEKHPGRFFLAASLDPNNAMRGIRALEAVKRAYPRELVEARVVPFQHDLAPDAPLYYPIYAKCIELGLVCGVYTGLPVPPVPGECQHPMHLDRVCFHFPELKLVMCHGADPWWDVAIRLMMKYRGLHLQTSAWAPKRLPPELIHFMNTRGQDKILWASNHPSVPLARHFDELPALPLREGVLDKYLYRNAARLFFGESD from the coding sequence ATGAGCCGGCTCGGCATGCCCGAGTGGCTGAAGGCTGCGGAGCGCGAGACGTTCAAGCAGGGCGACGCGCTGTTTCGAGACCTGACCACGGACGAAGTCGCCGCGCAGATGGACGCGCACGGGATCGCGCGCGCGGTGCTCGGCGTCGATCCGCTCGCGCCGAATCCGCACGTGCTCGCGTTCCTGGAGAAGCACCCCGGCCGATTCTTCCTCGCTGCGAGCCTCGACCCTAACAACGCGATGCGCGGCATTCGCGCGCTCGAAGCGGTGAAGCGCGCGTACCCGCGCGAGCTCGTCGAGGCACGCGTGGTCCCGTTCCAGCACGATCTCGCGCCCGATGCTCCGCTCTACTACCCGATCTACGCGAAGTGCATCGAGCTCGGCCTCGTGTGCGGCGTCTACACGGGCCTGCCCGTGCCGCCGGTGCCGGGCGAGTGCCAGCACCCGATGCATCTCGATCGCGTCTGCTTCCACTTTCCCGAGCTGAAGCTCGTGATGTGTCACGGCGCCGATCCGTGGTGGGACGTCGCGATCCGGCTGATGATGAAGTACCGCGGGCTGCACTTGCAGACCTCGGCGTGGGCGCCGAAGCGGCTGCCGCCGGAGCTGATTCACTTCATGAACACGCGCGGCCAGGACAAGATTCTGTGGGCCTCGAATCATCCGAGCGTCCCGCTCGCGCGCCACTTCGACGAGCTGCCTGCGCTGCCGCTGCGCGAAGGCGTGCTCGACAAGTACCTCTACCGCAACGCCGCTCGCCTGTTCTTCGGCGAGAGTGATTAG
- a CDS encoding amidohydrolase, translating to METLGYPVYDADNHLYEPEEAILAHLPKKYASQFQYVTVNGRKKLAIGGQISDYIPNPTFDVLAAPGAHEKWYRAQNSEGLTLRELSGKPIACPPAFRNGADRLKLMDEQGVHATLIFPTLASAVEERMSFDHALMNAVLHSLNEWMFETWGFAREGRIFAVPFVTLMDVEMAVRELEWALARGARSIGLRPAPVPGYRGSRSFGFAEFDPFWARVAEAGIFVSMHASDSGYDRFSRMWQGGSEFLPFKPDPFRQVMGLSSRAIHDSLAALICHGVFDRHPRVRVASIENGSKWVFGLMDALAHAYGQMPREFSRHPHETLRAHVYIAPFYEEPIRRLADAIGIERVLFGSDFPHPEGLARPLDFLPEIAEFSARDQERIMSANLRGLLAA from the coding sequence ATGGAGACGCTCGGCTATCCGGTCTACGACGCCGACAATCATCTCTACGAACCCGAGGAAGCGATCCTCGCGCATCTGCCCAAGAAGTACGCGAGCCAGTTCCAGTACGTCACGGTGAACGGGCGCAAGAAGCTCGCGATCGGCGGCCAAATCAGCGACTACATCCCGAACCCGACCTTCGACGTGCTCGCCGCGCCCGGCGCGCACGAGAAGTGGTATCGCGCGCAGAACAGCGAGGGCCTCACGCTGCGCGAGTTGTCAGGCAAGCCGATCGCGTGTCCGCCTGCGTTCCGCAACGGCGCCGATCGCCTGAAGCTGATGGACGAGCAGGGCGTCCACGCGACGCTGATCTTCCCCACGCTCGCGAGCGCGGTCGAAGAGCGCATGAGCTTCGACCACGCGCTGATGAACGCGGTGCTGCACTCGCTGAACGAGTGGATGTTCGAGACGTGGGGCTTCGCGCGCGAGGGGCGCATCTTCGCCGTGCCGTTCGTGACGCTGATGGATGTCGAGATGGCGGTGCGCGAGCTGGAGTGGGCGCTCGCGCGCGGCGCGCGCAGCATCGGCCTGCGTCCGGCGCCGGTGCCGGGCTATCGCGGCAGCCGCTCGTTCGGCTTTGCCGAGTTCGATCCGTTCTGGGCGCGCGTCGCAGAGGCCGGGATCTTCGTCTCGATGCACGCGAGCGACTCGGGCTACGACCGCTTCTCGCGAATGTGGCAGGGCGGCAGCGAGTTTCTCCCGTTCAAGCCCGACCCGTTCCGCCAGGTGATGGGGCTCAGCTCGCGCGCGATCCACGATTCGCTCGCGGCGCTGATCTGCCACGGCGTCTTCGACCGTCACCCGCGCGTGCGCGTCGCCAGCATCGAGAACGGCTCGAAGTGGGTGTTCGGCCTGATGGATGCGCTCGCGCACGCCTACGGCCAGATGCCGCGCGAGTTCTCGCGCCATCCGCACGAGACGCTGCGCGCGCACGTCTACATCGCGCCGTTCTACGAAGAGCCGATCCGCAGGCTCGCCGACGCGATCGGCATCGAGCGCGTGCTGTTCGGCAGCGACTTCCCGCATCCCGAGGGCCTCGCGCGGCCGCTGGACTTCTTGCCCGAGATCGCGGAGTTCAGTGCGCGCGATCAGGAGCGCATCATGAGCGCGAACCTGCGCGGCCTGCTCGCCGCGTAA
- a CDS encoding SDR family NAD(P)-dependent oxidoreductase: MGKLEGRVAVITGAGRGIGAAVAETMAAEGACVVVNDLGVALDGGNASGGPAQEVVDKILKAGGKAVANTANVTSFSETKELVATAIREFGRLDILVNVAGIIRDGLVWKLTEDQWDSVIAVHLKGTFNTIRHASEWWRDNRGGQYRIINFVSGSGLYGSPVQPNYAAAKMGIVGLTFSCANSLGQYGVTANCIAPVAFTRMTESLQGKSTLMNYSPDNPRISVANVVPPVVYLASERSAWLNGRVVQCGNGRIGLFANPVITREVVTDGVWEMDTAFAEMESAFQEAILYPNPFARPKG; this comes from the coding sequence ATGGGCAAGCTCGAAGGACGCGTGGCGGTGATCACGGGCGCGGGGCGCGGCATCGGCGCGGCGGTGGCGGAGACGATGGCGGCGGAAGGCGCGTGCGTCGTCGTGAACGACCTCGGTGTCGCGCTCGACGGCGGCAACGCGAGCGGCGGGCCAGCGCAGGAAGTCGTCGACAAGATCCTGAAGGCCGGCGGCAAGGCCGTCGCGAACACCGCGAACGTGACGAGCTTCAGCGAGACGAAGGAGCTCGTCGCGACGGCGATCCGCGAATTCGGGCGCCTCGACATTCTCGTGAACGTCGCGGGCATCATCCGCGACGGCCTCGTCTGGAAGCTCACCGAGGATCAATGGGACTCGGTGATCGCGGTGCATCTCAAGGGCACCTTCAACACGATCCGCCACGCGAGCGAGTGGTGGCGCGACAACCGCGGCGGCCAGTACCGCATCATCAACTTCGTGTCGGGCTCGGGCCTCTACGGCTCGCCCGTTCAGCCGAACTACGCCGCCGCGAAGATGGGCATCGTCGGCCTCACGTTCTCGTGCGCGAACTCATTAGGGCAATACGGCGTCACGGCGAACTGCATCGCGCCGGTCGCGTTCACGCGCATGACCGAGAGCCTTCAGGGCAAGAGCACGCTGATGAACTACAGCCCCGACAACCCGCGCATCAGCGTCGCGAACGTGGTGCCGCCCGTCGTCTACCTCGCGAGCGAGCGCAGCGCGTGGCTGAACGGGCGCGTCGTGCAGTGCGGCAACGGCCGCATCGGCCTGTTCGCGAACCCGGTGATCACGCGCGAGGTCGTAACGGACGGCGTGTGGGAGATGGACACGGCCTTCGCCGAGATGGAGAGCGCGTTTCAGGAAGCGATCCTGTACCCGAATCCGTTTGCGCGGCCGAAGGGGTGA
- a CDS encoding cytochrome P450 → MPSSERIYDPYTHEMQQDPYPAYAWFREHAPCAYNPRMDFYALFRFEDVWNATLDWKTFSSRLGPTLENRSMPGEFFSIIGMDPPRHTRVRNIVSRGFTPRRIAALEPKIRAIAREHLGKLEGRRAFDMQAEFSVKFPMDVISLLLGFPVEYRAEFRANIERSLERDPSTNMPPQAGIDAIMRSQSMIRELLAERRKHPQDDFLSLMAEATYDDVDGETRALTDDEIGAFCNLLGGAGAETTTKLIGNLTVYLFRNPDQRALIWREPALIPDAIEEVLRYDAPSQYQGRVAQTDTTWHGVTIPAGARVALVTGSAGRDPREYPDPDRLDVRRQRGREIYFGHGQHVCIGKSLARLEARIALEELRARWPEYAVDEASLTRTYQAHVRGFATVPVRV, encoded by the coding sequence ATGCCCAGCTCCGAGCGCATCTACGACCCCTACACGCACGAGATGCAGCAGGATCCTTATCCCGCCTACGCGTGGTTCCGCGAGCACGCGCCGTGCGCATACAACCCGCGCATGGACTTCTACGCGCTGTTCCGCTTCGAAGACGTGTGGAACGCGACGCTCGATTGGAAGACGTTCAGCTCGCGGCTCGGGCCCACGCTCGAGAATCGCAGCATGCCGGGCGAGTTCTTCTCGATCATCGGGATGGACCCGCCGCGCCACACGCGCGTGCGCAACATCGTCAGCCGCGGGTTCACGCCGCGCCGCATCGCCGCGCTCGAGCCGAAGATTCGCGCGATCGCGCGCGAGCACCTCGGCAAGCTCGAAGGCCGCCGCGCGTTCGACATGCAGGCCGAGTTCTCGGTGAAGTTCCCGATGGACGTGATCAGCCTGCTGCTCGGCTTCCCCGTCGAGTACCGCGCCGAGTTCCGAGCGAACATCGAGCGCAGCCTCGAGCGCGACCCGAGCACGAACATGCCGCCGCAGGCCGGCATCGACGCGATCATGCGCTCGCAGTCGATGATTCGCGAGCTGCTCGCCGAGCGCAGGAAGCATCCGCAGGACGACTTCCTCTCGCTGATGGCCGAGGCGACCTACGACGACGTCGACGGCGAGACGCGCGCGCTGACGGACGACGAGATCGGCGCGTTCTGCAACTTGTTAGGGGGAGCGGGCGCCGAGACGACCACGAAGCTGATCGGGAACCTCACCGTGTACCTGTTCCGCAACCCGGATCAGCGCGCGCTGATCTGGCGCGAGCCGGCGCTCATTCCCGACGCGATCGAGGAGGTGCTGCGCTACGACGCGCCGTCGCAGTACCAGGGCCGCGTCGCGCAGACGGACACGACCTGGCACGGCGTCACGATTCCGGCGGGCGCTCGCGTCGCGCTCGTGACGGGCAGCGCGGGCCGAGATCCGCGCGAGTACCCCGACCCCGATCGCCTCGACGTGCGCCGCCAGCGCGGTCGCGAGATCTACTTCGGCCACGGGCAGCACGTGTGCATCGGGAAGTCGCTCGCGCGCCTCGAGGCGCGCATCGCGCTCGAAGAACTCCGCGCGCGCTGGCCCGAGTACGCGGTCGACGAGGCGAGCCTCACGCGCACTTATCAAGCGCACGTTCGCGGCTTCGCGACGGTGCCGGTGCGCGTTTGA
- a CDS encoding thioesterase family protein, producing the protein MSASEVSATADCIYERAGELFVPTKWAGGPWSPDTQHGAPPAGLFARMAELAERESGLQLARLTIDLCKPVPRVPLRLATRWVRRGRKLGLVEGMLLRGDEEIARASALLLVPRAELAGSSSEPALTPLPPERAQAIEFMPSAFARDVPPGFHFSIEARIGRDELGLAAWITTPLTLVAGEITSPQVRFGMLSDLTFAIGGHLFLRHAGQTPRDTGTRFINADITIYRERAPEGEWLGYRPALISNQAGVGIAEVVQFDRAGRIGRSIQALVAMT; encoded by the coding sequence TTGAGCGCGAGCGAAGTCAGCGCGACAGCCGACTGCATCTACGAGCGCGCGGGCGAGCTCTTCGTGCCGACGAAGTGGGCGGGCGGGCCGTGGTCGCCGGACACGCAGCACGGCGCGCCGCCGGCGGGCTTGTTCGCGCGCATGGCGGAGCTCGCGGAACGCGAGAGCGGGCTCCAGCTCGCGCGCCTGACGATCGACCTGTGCAAGCCCGTGCCGCGCGTGCCGCTGCGCCTCGCGACGCGCTGGGTGCGGCGCGGGCGCAAGCTCGGCCTCGTCGAGGGCATGTTGTTACGGGGAGATGAAGAGATCGCGCGCGCCTCGGCACTGCTGCTCGTGCCGCGCGCCGAGCTCGCCGGCAGCTCCTCGGAGCCCGCGCTCACGCCGCTGCCGCCCGAGCGCGCGCAAGCGATCGAGTTCATGCCGAGCGCGTTCGCGCGCGACGTACCGCCCGGCTTTCACTTCTCGATCGAGGCGCGCATCGGCCGCGATGAGCTCGGGCTCGCGGCATGGATCACGACGCCGCTCACGCTCGTCGCTGGCGAGATCACCTCGCCGCAGGTGCGCTTCGGCATGCTGAGCGACCTCACCTTCGCGATCGGCGGCCACCTCTTCCTGCGCCACGCGGGCCAGACGCCGCGCGACACCGGCACGCGCTTCATCAACGCCGACATCACGATCTACCGTGAGCGCGCGCCCGAGGGCGAGTGGCTCGGCTACCGACCCGCGCTGATCAGCAACCAAGCGGGCGTCGGTATCGCCGAGGTGGTGCAGTTCGATCGCGCGGGGCGAATCGGAAGATCGATTCAGGCGCTCGTCGCGATGACCTGA